In Cicer arietinum cultivar CDC Frontier isolate Library 1 chromosome 1, Cicar.CDCFrontier_v2.0, whole genome shotgun sequence, one DNA window encodes the following:
- the LOC101513411 gene encoding aldehyde oxidase GLOX1-like yields the protein MHMQLLHNDRIVIFDRTDFGLSNISLPNGRCRYDPSEKVVKVDCTAHSIEYDVTHNTFRPLFVQTDVWCSSGTVRSDGALVQTGGYSDGERNVRIFTPCHTCDWIELNGGLDTRRWYATSHILPDSRQIVIGGRRQFNYEFFPKSINGRANNVYNLPFLVETNDPHQENNLYPFVFLNVDGNLFIMANSKAILLDYTKNMVVKTFPEVPGGDPRCYPSTGSAVLLPLRNLQAAFLEAEVLVCGGAPRGSFNNTKKHEFRQALNTCARIKITDPNPQWEMETMPGARVMSDMVMLPNGNVLLINGASFGTAGWEQGRNPVLTPFLYETNNPIGSRFKKQSPSTTPRMYHSTAILVRDGRVVVGGSNPHVGYSFENVLFPTELSLEAFSPSYLERRYSHLRPRILSEPQIKLSYGQKLELQFQMNVTLNYPNLVHVTMLAPSFTTHSFSMNQRLLVLEPNKVGIVQDKTYGIKVTVPGSSTLAPPGFYLLFVVYGKIPSEGIWAQIL from the exons ATGCACATGCAACTTCTTCACAACGACCGCATTGTCATATTCGACCGTACTGATTTTGGTCTCTCTAATATCTCCTTGCCCAATGGAAGGTGTCGCTACGATCCATCCGAAAAAGTTGTTAAAGTTGACTGCACTGCCCACTCCATCGAATACGACGTCACACACAATACTTTTCGTCCATTGTTTGTTCAAACCGACGTTTGGTGTTCCTCCGGTACAGTTAGGTCCGATGGAGCACTCGTCCAAACCGGTGGCTACAGCGATGGAGAACGCAATGTTCGAATATTTACTCCTTGTCACACATGTGATTGGATTGAACTTAACGGCGGACTCGATACCCGGAGATGGTATGCCACCAGCCATATCCTCCCGGACAGTCGCCAGATTGTTATCGGCGGTAGGAGACAATTCAACTACGAGTTTTTTCCCAAAAGTATTAATGGCAGAGCTAATAATGTCTACAATTTACCGTTTTTGGTTGAGACCAATGATCCTCATCAAGAGAATAACTTGTATCCTTTTGTTTTTCTCAATGTTGATGGCAATCTCTTCATCATGGCTAACAGCAAAGCTATCCTCCTTGATTATACTAAg AACATGGTGGTGAAAACATTTCCAGAAGTGCCAGGTGGCGATCCCAGGTGTTACCCAAGCACCGGTTCTGCCGTTTTATTGCCATTGAGAAATCTACAAGCAGCATTTTTGGAAGCCGAGGTTTTGGTTTGTGGTGGGGCCCCAAGAGGTTCTTTTAACAACACAAAAAAACATGAGTTTCGGCAAGCTTTGAATACTTGCGCCCGAATCAAAATAACTGACCCGAATCCACAATGGGAAATGGAAACCATGCCGGGTGCTAGAGTAATGAGTGATATGGTTATGCTTCCAAACGGCAATGTTTTGTTAATTAACGGAGCTTCTTTTGGTACAGCTGGATGGGAACAAGGGCGTAACCCGGTTTTAACCCCGTTTCTTTACGAAACAAATAATCCAATTGGATCTAGATTCAAAAAACAAAGCCCATCCACCACGCCACGAATGTACCATTCCACTGCCATATTGGTTCGTGATGGGAGGGTTGTGGTTGGTGGTAGTAACCCTCATGTTGGTTATAGTTTTGAAAATGTTTTGTTTCCAACGGAACTTAGTCTTGAGGCTTTTTCACCTTCCTATCTAGAACGTCGTTACTCACATCTTCGTCCGAGGATTTTGTCGGAGCCCCAAATAAAACTAAGTTATGGTCAGAAATTGGAGCTTCAATTTCAAATGAATGTGACATTGAATTACCCGAATTTAGTGCACGTCACAATGTTGGCTCCTTCTTTTACTACACATTCATTCTCAATGAATCAAAGATTGTTGGTATTGGAGCCAAATAAAGTGGGTATTGTACAAGATAAAACATATGGAATTAAAGTTACCGTGCCTGGTTCATCTACTCTTGCACCCCCCGGTTTTTATCTACTATTTGTGGTCTATGGAAAAATCCCTAGTGAGGGTATTTGGGCTCAAATACTGTGA
- the LOC101498973 gene encoding protein trichome birefringence-like 38: protein MGYRVITLLLFSLFCQVLFVSLHQATASKFHNVSNIKGKKSVASSGCNLFIGSWVVNPSYPLYDYSTCPFIDAEFNCQKYGRPDKQYLKYSWKPDSCALPRFDGVDFLNKWKGKKIMFVGDSLSLNMWESLSCMIHASVPNAKTSFLRKEAQSAVTFQEYGVSIQLYRTPYLVDIIRESVGRVLTLDSIMAGDAWKDMDMLIFNSWHWWIHKGQSQGWDYIRDGKNLLKNMDRLKAYNKGLTTWANWVDLNVDPSKTKTFFQGISPTHYQGKEWNEPKTSCSGQLEPLSGSTYPTGLPPASNILNNVLKKMKTPVYLLDITLLSQLRKDAHPSSYSGDHAGNDCSHWCLPGLPDTWNQLLYAALSM, encoded by the exons ATGGGTTACAGAGTCATTACTCTGCTTCTATTCTCTCTGTTTTGCCAAGTTCTGTTTGTGTCCCTACACCAAGCAACAGCATCAAAGTTCCACAATGTAAGTAATATAAAAGGGAAAAAGTCAGTGGCATCAAGTGGGTGCAATTTGTTCATAGGAAGTTGGGTGGTTAACCCTTCTTATCCTCTCTATGATTATTCAACTTGTCCTTTCATTGATGCTGAATTTAATTGCCAAAAGTATGGAAGACCTGACAAACAATACCTTAAATACTCTTGGAAACCTGATTCATGTGCCTTACCCAG GTTCGATGGTGTGGATTTCCTAAACAAATGGAAGGGTAAAAAGATAATGTTTGTGGGTGACTCACTGAGTTTGAACATGTGGGAATCGTTGTCTTGTATGATTCATGCGTCGGTGCCCAATGCAAAGACCAGCTTTTTGAGGAAAGAAGCACAGTCTGCAGTGACCTTCCAG GAGTATGGAGTAAGTATACAACTATATCGTACACCTTATTTGGTAGACATAATTCGAGAAAGTGTTGGGAGAGTGCTTACATTGGACTCTATTATGGCTGGAGATGCATGGAAAGACATGGACATGTTGATATTCAATTCGTGGCATTGGTGGATCCACAAGGGACAATCTCAAGG ATGGGATTATATAAGAGATGGAAAAAATCTGCTCAAAAACATGGACCGTTTAAAGGCATACAATAAGGGATTGACCACTTGGGCTAATTGGGTTGATCTTAATGTTGATCCTTCCAAAACTAAAACATTCTTTCAAGGCATTTCTCCTACTCATTACCA GGGAAAGGAGTGGAATGAACCAAAAACAAGTTGTAGTGGACAACTTGAACCATTATCTGGTTCAACATATCCAACAGGTCTACCTCCAGCAAGTAACATATTAAACAATGTGTTAAAGAAGATGAAAACTCCAGTTTATTTACTTGACATTACACTTCTCTCACAACTAAGAAAAGATGCACACCCTTCTTCCTATAGTGGTGATCATGCAGGCAATGATTGTAGCCATTGGTGTTTACCAGGATTACCTGATACTTGGAACCAGCTTCTATATGCAGCTCTTTCCATGTGA